The Paenibacillus thermoaerophilus genome contains the following window.
TGTGGGACAAATTTCCGCTTTGGCGCAAGCTGACCGGCAGAGCGGGGGTGGACGATCACGTTCTGGCGATGGATTATCTGGAGCAAGTCGGACTGCTCGACAAGGCGGACAACAAAATCTCGACGTTAAGCGGGGGAGAAAAACAGCGGGTGGGCATCGCCCGGGAGCTGGTACGCGGGGCGAAGGTGCTGTTCCTGGACGATCCCGTCGCGGGCTTGAATCCGCAGGCCGCCGAGCAGGTGCTCGCGGGCCTGCGCTCCCTGTGCGCCGAACGGGGGGTCACCGTTATCTCGACCTTCCCGCAGTTGGAGTGGGCGGAGAAGTACGGCACCCATCTTGTCGGCATAGCGGACAAGACCGTCGCGGTCGACGTGAAAAACCGGCGGCTGACGATGCGGGAGAAGCAAATTATTTTTCAATAGCGTCCGAACCCGCGCTGCGTCTTTTGGCGCTCATGTGAGCGGCGATCGCGGCGCCGTGCCAGCGGCCGTTCTCGATAAAAATCTCGTTGGCATCCGTGCCCGCGGCGATAACTCCGGCGATATACAGATTCGGCACGTTTGTTTCCATCGTTTCGGGATCATGCGCGGGAACCGTCGTGACCGGGTCGACGATGACGCCGAGATCGGTCAGCATGCGCCGATCCGGACGGAATCCGGTAAGCGCCAGAACAAAGTCGTTGCCGATTTCAAACGTTTCGCCGTCCTTGCCTCTCACGACGATATGAGCCG
Protein-coding sequences here:
- a CDS encoding phosphonate ABC transporter ATP-binding protein encodes the protein MITVRHLGKSIKGETILRDVNLHIENGEFVVFVGASGSGKSTLLRCLSLRDSWDQGTVMLDGKDLGELNGFQKFLLKRKWAYLAEQAPLNPNRTAHKTVLGGLWDKFPLWRKLTGRAGVDDHVLAMDYLEQVGLLDKADNKISTLSGGEKQRVGIARELVRGAKVLFLDDPVAGLNPQAAEQVLAGLRSLCAERGVTVISTFPQLEWAEKYGTHLVGIADKTVAVDVKNRRLTMREKQIIFQ